One Kazachstania africana CBS 2517 chromosome 9, complete genome genomic region harbors:
- the BRO1 gene encoding Bro1p (similar to Saccharomyces cerevisiae BRO1 (YPL084W); ancestral locus Anc_8.560) yields the protein MKPFFIELKVKDTERIDWRKALSSYLKRSYGSHQWSQFYDEETTRELDHIRNNANGELSPDALLEQNCKYYAYIEQLGMRLGKNTTQLRLDFTWYDAAYSLTPRDQKYTQHTLVFEKSSVLYNIGIVLTELARDKINEDYKVSIGYLARAMMCFRYISENFLNSPSLDIQAENANFIMNLCHAEAQELFLMRVINSTNAEKQASLISKLAIGAFHLYEKCFEFLKTPEGGITPYGEARWSTIVACKMHFYRSFACYYHATFLEEQNKIGDGIAFLKISLASINSAFPYKVWLKDHIDFEGFKTTVETKLKQLTKDNDYIYHDSIPQVVSVESIKSMDAIKAPTWLDQLSPYIASSSTKCDLIFKGIVPMDVYEKESIYSEEKANLLRRETEATETSNLEYMSFIEFANLPKLLADLERKYKNGGIDTQTDPQLAFMRDQLKSWSHTVRTSNFKDMDIFLKQITERRQKISAVLSSLPDSQKENVVKLKSSLVQASRSDDKLFSLMKPYINEIKLLENEDLLWKNFNKFDTSSSNAPSLLDIDDTKSAEILSKIEKVRLLADDLRVLKEDRNNTLEELKEKLNEDDITNLLILNKASSETDLRDLFSSELEKFSPLSSRIEAAIFKQNSLINQIKIHLDNIFALSGFKEKASEDLNKDDERNDFFEKITQAVTNFSIFTTDVQKGLQFYDSLLKMSDELLKASRNNNVSGTSAQSETAPALPEYPPSANNITSRPFSRVAPPDPLVNAMQDLSLSSRQPGPAIPPRTYNEIPPAYSLEMPPHFTPPNVQQLQAPIIPFKQSTNGTSGSFSTTQQHENEEREIQRNPTAFYNKSSVFDENLYSKYSR from the coding sequence ATgaaaccatttttcatcGAGTTAAAGGTCAAGGACACGGAACGTATTGATTGGAGGAAAGCTCTGTCTTCTTATTTGAAGAGATCGTATGGATCTCATCAATGGTCCCAGTTCTATGACGAAGAAACCACTAGAGAATTAGATCATATTAGGAACAATGCCAATGGAGAACTTTCTCCAGACGCTTTGTTAGAGCAAAATTGCAAATATTACGCTTACATAGAACAACTTGGAATGCGTTTAGGGAAGAATACAACTCAATTAAGATTGGATTTCACATGGTATGATGCTGCTTATTCTTTAACCCCAAGAGATCAGAAGTACACACAGCATACTTTAGTCTTCGAAAAATCATCTGTTCTATACAACATTGGTATAGTATTGACTGAACTTGCTAGAGATAAGATTAATGAGGATTATAAAGTTTCTATAGGCTATCTGGCCAGAGCCATGATGTGTTTCAGATACATATCGGAAAACTTCTTGAATTCACCATCGTTAGATATTCAAGCTGAAAACGCCAACTTCATAATGAATCTATGTCATGCCGAAGCTCAGGAACTTTTCTTAATGAGAGTTATCAATAGTACAAACGCAGAAAAACAGGCATCGTTGATAAGTAAACTAGCAATTGGAGCCTTTCATCTGTATGAAAAAtgctttgaatttttgaaaacgCCAGAAGGTGGTATTACTCCTTACGGCGAAGCCCGTTGGAGTACTATTGTGGCTTGTAAGATGCATTTCTACAGATCCTTTGCATGCTATTATCACGCTACGTTTTtggaagaacaaaataaaattggtGACGGCATTGCATTCCTCAAGATATCATTGgcttcaataaattcagCATTTCCATATAAAGTTTGGTTAAAGGAtcatattgattttgaaggcTTCAAAACTACAGTCGAAACCAAACTTAAACAACTAACTAAAGATaatgattatatttatcaCGATTCTATCCCACAAGTTGTTTCCGTTGAATCAATCAAATCTATGGATGCTATCAAAGCCCCAACTTGGTTAGATCAGTTATCACCTTATATTGCTTCTTCATCTACGAAATGTGACCTAATATTTAAAGGAATCGTCCCTATGGATGTGTATGAAAAGGAAAGTATATACTCAGAAGAGAAAGCCAATTTATTGAGAAGAGAAACTGAGGCAACAGAAACTTCCAATCTGGAATATATGTccttcattgaatttgcaAACTTACCTAAATTACTGGCGGAtttggaaagaaaatataaaaacGGAGGAATCGATACACAAACAGATCCCCAGTTGGCTTTTATGAGGGACCAACTAAAATCTTGGTCTCATACTGTCCGTACTAGCAACTTCAAGGATATGGACATTTTCCTGAAACAAATCACTGAGAGGAGACAGAAAATTTCAGCTGTCTTGAGCAGTTTACCAGATTCTCAGAAAGAGAATGTagtgaaattgaaaagttcaCTGGTTCAAGCGTCTAGATCtgatgataaattattttcacTCATGAAACCATacattaatgaaatcaaacTTTTAGAGaatgaagatttattaTGGAAAAACTTCAATAAGTTTGATACTAGCAGTTCAAATGCACCTAGTCTTTTAGATATCGATGACACAAAAAGTGCTGAGATTTTatctaaaattgaaaaagtacGACTACTTGCAGACGACTTACGTGTGCTCAAAGAAGACCGTAATAATACCCTAGAAGAACTGAAGGAGAAGCtgaatgaagatgacaTCACTAATCTTCTAATCCTCAACAAGGCAAGTTCTGAAACTGATTTACgtgatttattttcaagtGAATTAGAGAAGTTTTCTCCCTTGAGTTCAAGGATCGAAGCAGCAATATTCAAGCAAAATTCGCTAATTAATCAAATAAAGATTCATTTAGATAATATATTTGCTCTGTCAGGGTTCAAAGAGAAGGCCTCGGAAGATCTAAACAAGGATGATGAGAGAAACGATTTTTTTGAGAAGATTACCCAAGCTGTAAccaatttttccatttttacTACAGATGTTCAAAAAGGGTTACAATTTTATGATTCTCTGTTAAAGATGAGtgatgaattattgaaGGCTAGCAGAAATAACAACGTTAGTGGAACGTCTGCGCAAAGTGAAACAGCTCCCGCATTACCAGAATATCCTCCTTCCGCGAATAACATTACGTCACGGCCATTCTCGAGAGTAGCACCACCTGACCCTTTAGTGAATGCAATGCAAGACCtatctctttcttcaagGCAACCCGGTCCTGCTATCCCACCACGTACATATAATGAAATTCCACCTGCATATTCTTTAGAAATGCCTCCTCACTTTACCCCACCAAATGTACAGCAATTGCAAGCACCTATCATACCATTTAAACAATCCACCAATGGAACTAGCGGTTCATTTTCAACTACACAACAGCacgaaaatgaagaaagagagattCAAAGAAACCCTACCGCCTTTTATAACAAATCATCGgtatttgatgaaaatcTATACTCTAAATACAGCAGATAA
- the MBA1 gene encoding Mba1p (similar to Saccharomyces cerevisiae MBA1 (YBR185C); ancestral locus Anc_8.561) has product MNLLCFTRRSTSSLWQVASRRPLFPALAVPQRGFTTKRNEEEGQQFNPRLLGITSEVFIPTSYRNLPSFFSHPIVVCNSLIRRLYVLGFNTVKIALFRSQTGVKPSFLLWKNKAIETYIQVNKAFASKSIKSMRLQLSVWVEESLASRISHLPKNMSLDWQIKKFNKVPKLVLVEPVMMPGKPLEHIQLIYKFDTTQELIKLDKVTKKTEKELRDIVDYMVFLCDVMTNEMILLGSVFESKPNAKLPSKQNELDKKGMLKRMKECSDLFRLPPQ; this is encoded by the coding sequence ATGAATCTGCTATGTTTTACAAGGAGAAGTACGTCGAGCCTTTGGCAAGTTGCTAGTCGACGTCCCTTATTTCCAGCTCTAGCAGTGCCCCAGAGAGGATTTACAACGAAGAGAAATGAAGAGGAAGGACAGCAATTTAACCCGCGATTACTAGGGATTACTTCAGAAGTTTTCATTCCAACGTCATACAGGAATTTGCCCAGTTTCTTTTCACATCCCATTGTGGTTTGCAATTCTTTAATTAGACGCCTTTATGTCCTGGGGTTCAATACCGTGAAGATTGCACTATTTCGCTCTCAGACGGGAGTTAAACCCAGTTTTCTACTGTGGAAGAACAAGGCTATCGAGACGTATATTCAGGTTAACAAGGCGTTTGCTAGTAAGAGCATTAAATCTATGAGATTACAGTTGTCCGTTTGGGTGGAAGAGTCGCTGGCGTCAAGGATCAGTCATCTTCCCAAAAACATGTCGTTGGACTGGCAAATCAAGAAGTTTAATAAAGTTCCAAAATTGGTACTTGTTGAACCCGTTATGATGCCGGGAAAACCGCTAGAGcatattcaattgatttataAATTCGATACGACGCAGGAGCTGATTAAATTGGATAAAGTTACTAAGAAGACTGAGAAAGAGTTGAGGGATATAGTAGACTACATGGTATTTTTATGTGACGTGATGACAAATGAAATGATTCTGCTGGGTTCTGTGTTTGAGAGTAAACCAAATGCAAAATTACCTTCTAAGCAAAATGAACTTGACAAAAAGGGTATGCTTAAGAGAATGAAAGAATGTAGTGACCTATTCAGACTACCACCACAATGA